AAGGACTGGGAGACCCTACTAAGCTGCACCCTGTACAGGAAGCATTTATAGAAGAACAGGCAGCGCAATGCGGCTATTGTTTAAATGGTATGATTATGTCCGCCAGCGCTTTGTTAGAAAAAAATCCGGAACCAGATGAGCATGAGATCAAAATAGCCTTACAGCGTGTGCTTTGCCGCTGCGGAACTCATGCACGTATGATCCGGGCAGTGAAGCGCGCCTCAAAAAAGATAAAAAGGTTATGAATAGGAAGTCCTTCTTAAAAAGTACAGGTCATTTGCTACTAGGTTTTAACCTGCTACCCTTTACTTTCTGTACCAGTGGGGCAAGTTCTTCCCGTTCTGCTGTTCAGCAGCTATTTCCTATTGACAGTGACCTCATTGACGCCTGGATACGCTTAGATACGACAGGTTTTGTCACCATCTTTACGGGCAAGATGGAACTAGGTCAAGGCATTAAGACAGCATTGAAACAAATAGCCGCCGAGGAACTCGATGTATCCATTGAGCGTGTTCGCATTGTCATTGCAGACACCGGACAAACACCAGACGAACGTTATACAGCTGGCAGTGGATCCATCGAAGGTAGCGGTATGGCCATTAGAAAGGCTGCCGCAGAAGCGCGTCAAGTGCTGCTCCATCTAGCAGCTGAGAAACTTAAAAGCCCCATTGAAAAGCTGGCCATTTACGACGGAAACATACAATTAGCTGATAATGAAAAGCATGCGACCACCTATTGGGATGTTTTGCGAGGCGAGAAGGTGGAGGGAAAGATAACCGGAAAAGCTCCTCTTAAACACCCGAACACATACAAACTTGTAGGTAAGGCCGAGCCCCGTGATGATTTGATTGCTATGGCCACGGGGACCTCGTTTTATGTACACGATATGAAGCTTCCTGAAATGTTACATGCCCGAGTAATAAGACCTCCTTCTTATAAAGCAATACTTACGGCCGTACCCGAGGAAACAGTGATGGCCATGGCCGGTGTAGTTGATCTAGTAAAGAGTGGCAACTTCTTAGCGGTACTTGCTCAGGAAGAATATACTGCTGTAAAAGCCTGGCATTTTCTACGGAAGGAATGTAAATGGAAGGTAGATGAACCACTTCCGGACCAAGCACGGTTATATGACGACATGTTACAGTATACCGGAGAGCGTAAAGTTGTAGAAGAGCTTTCGGACAGCAGTGGCAATACAGTTAATCCGTCAAAAAATTACGAAGCACTTTATAAGAGGCCCTATCATATGCACGCTTCTATTGGCCCTTCATGTGCGATCGCTCAATGGCAATCAGAACAACTTACTGTATGGACACACAGCCAGGGAGTTTATCCATTAAGAAAAACACTAGCTGATCTACTATCCGTTCCAGAAGAAAAAATACGGGCTATTGGCGTTCCGGGTTCTGGCTGCTATGGTCACAATGGGGCAGACGACGTTGCAACCGATGCTGCTCTGATAGCGTATCACGTTCCAGGCAAGCCTATTCGCTTACAATGGATGCGGGAAGATGAACATCAGTGGGAGCCTTATGGCTCTGCTATGATTGTTAAAATACAAGCAGCACTCAAAGAGGATGGTAAAATAGATTCCTGGCAAACCAATTTATGGTCTGACACCCACAGTACCCGGCCCAGTGGCAGAGCCACCCATACTCTTACCGGCCAGCAAATGGACCCTCCGCGCATACTAAAAGAGGGAGGTATTTCTGGCGGCGCCTACCGCAATGCCACGCCGTATTACGAGATTCCAAACATAAAAATTACCGCGCATGCCTATGAAGGCCCTTTACGAACTTCCGCATTGCGTAGTTTAGGAGCATATGCCAATATCTTTGCTTTGGAATCTTTCATAGATGAATTAGCTTTCTTAGCAAAAAAAGATCCTCTAGATTTCAGGTTGGAACATCTGGCAGACCCTAGAGCCATTGCCGTAATAAAAGCAGTAGCTAAAAAAGTAAATTGGAACGGTTTAATTAAAAACCCCAAGGTGGGTTATGGGCTTGCATTTGCAAAATATAAAAACCATGCGGCCTATTTTGCAGTTGTTGCCGAAGTGCAAATTGACGAAAAAAAACAACATTACAGATTACGTAAATTGACGGGAGCTATTGATGCAGGTCAGGCCATTAATCCCGATGGGTTGAAAAACCAAACAGAAGGGGGCATGATACAATCGGCTAGCTGGTCAATGTTTGAGCAGGTAAACTATGCTGCCAAAGGGGTTACAAGCGACACCTGGGATACCTACCCCATCATGCGTTTTTCTGACGTACCTGCATTAGAAGTCATGGTTCTAGACAGACCTGAAGAGCCCCCCTTAGGTGCGGGTGAGGCAGCTCAAGGACCTACGGCAGCCGCGATTGCGAATGCCATCTATGATATTACCCATACGAGAATCAGGGAATTACCATTAACTCCCGAAAAAATTAACTGGAGCTAAATACCTTTCTGGCATACCTCAATCATTATTAAACGTGAGCAAGTAAAGGTCTTCTACTTTTTTCCTAGCCCAGGGAGTCCTTCTTAGAAAGGTCAAGCTCGACTTCACTGTCGGATTATTGGCAAAACAATTGAGGCGTAAAATCTGAGCCAACTCTTTCCATCCATAATGTTCATAGAGTTGTATTACAATCTTTTCTAAGGTTATGCCATGTAAAGGATTATTTGGCTGTGTGTTCATCAGGTATCCGTGTAATAATTGTTTAGTAGTTTAACTTCGCTCCAAGTATTTAATAATGGCCATCACATCCTCATCGCCCAACCCATCATCGAGGGCCTGCTTATAGGTGTCTGCCAAAGGGCCTGCCAAAGGAAAACTAATCCCCTGTTCCCGTGCCAAGCGTAGGTCCTTTGCCATATGCTTAAGTGCAAAGGCTGTGGGATATTCGTTCGATGCGATAGTGGGCGTTTTTAGCTTAGTGATCGCACTGCCGCAGGCACCTTCATTTACTATACGCAGCATATCTTCCGCATTTATGCCTTGCTGTTTAGCGAAAAGCACTGTTTCTGCCAATCCCTGCAAGGTCAATGCCAGGAAGTAATTGATAGCCAGTTTGGCCGAAGAACCCGCCCCTACCGATCCGAGATGAACAGCCATTTTTCCCAACTTCTCAAAAATCGGCTGAGCCGCACGAAAGTCATCTGCCGTCCCACCTACCAAAATGAGTAGTGTTCCATCTTCTGCAGGCTTTACACTTCCGGAAACAGGAGCCTCCAAAAAACGGGCACCCACCGCTTCACTCATTTCCTGAAGCTCGGCCGAAGTACGAGGCGAAACGGTGCTCATGTTAATAAAAAGCTTACCGCCGACCTTGCCGTTTAACAATCCTCCTTCACCTAAATAAGCCCCTTTTACCGCCTGATCGTCTGACAACATAGTAAATATGATGTCACTTTCCTCACATAACACGGGTATACTTTCTGCTAAAACTGCGCCCTCATTAACCAAAGCATCTGCTTTCGAAGAGGTTCTATTGTACACATAAAGCGAATATCCTCCTTTTAGAAGATTGTTGGCCATAGGGAAACCCATTTTCCCAAGGCCGATCCATCCTATTTTGTTAGACATGATGTGTTGGCTTAGTAAATAATATATAATCTATCCTTAACAAGCGGTATTTAAAAATGTTTATGGATCATTTCCCGGCAAACTATGATCAGTCGATCTACACTTCGCAGCTCATGTTATTGCAGTCGATCAACACGTTTTCTTCATCAATTATCGTATTGGAAGAAACCAGGGAAGCCCTGCCAACGGCCCTTTTCCTATTAAAAATAAACGCAAAAATCGCCCCGACGAAGGCCATCGCAGCTCCAACAATAGCAGGCCAGGTATAATCAAAGTGAAATACCAAAGGGAGCCCTCCCAAAAAGGCACCTAGCGCGTTGCCAATATTGAAGCTCGCCTGGCTAACAGAAGCAGCAATCATTTCAGCGCCTTTGGCTGTATTAATCATCAGCATTTGTATAGGCGCAGCCAACGCAAAAGCCACAGCTCCCGTAACAAAAGTCATGATCAATGCCATAGTAGGATCGAAAGAGACAAAATGCACGACAATCAATGTTGCTGTCATCATCAACAGCAAGGCCACAGAGGCCTTTCCCGGCGAAAATCTATCTGCGAGGTAACCTCCTATTAAATTTCCCACCATCATACCAACACCGGCTAAGATAAGTATATAGGTTACCGATTCTTCCGCAAAACCCGCTATGGAAGTCATCATAGGAGCAATATAGCTGTACCAGCAAAACAATCCACCGGTACCAATAGAAATCATCAGGATAATCAGCCAGGCTTCGGTCTTTTTAAAAAAGCCAAGTTCATTCTTTAAATTACGTTCTTTATTTGCAGATAGCGCCGGAAGCAGGGCCTTCAAACTAAATATCGTAATCAATCCAACAAATACCACAATAGCGAAAGAAAAACGCCAAGAGAAATGATGTCCGATATAAGTTCCAAGAGGCACACCTGCTATATTTGCAATGGTGAGTCCTAAAAACATCAGCGAAACCGCCTGAGCTTCTTTACCTGGTTTTGCGATCTTACTGGCAACTACTGACCCTACACCAAAAAATGCGCCGTGAGGTAATCCGGATAGTAGGCGAGCAATAAACAACGAGTTAAAATCCGGCGCAAAGGCTGAAAATGCATTGAATACGGTAAACATCACCATTAATGCAATCAGAATATTTTTAGGCGGATATTTACCGGCAATAGCTACCAATAATGGCGCTCCTATTACGACGCCCAAGGCATAAGCAGAAATCAAATAACCTGCCTGCGGAATAGAAACCACTAGATCCCGCGCTATATCAGGCAGTAGTCCCATCATTACGAACTCGGTAACCCCTATTCCTAAGCCACCTAATGTTAGTGGAAGTAGTTTTTTATCCATATGTTGCTTAGTGTTTTATATACACTATGCAAAAATAGTTGTTTAATTTTCAAAATTGATACGCTTAATATAATTATTTTCTTGCTTGACGCATCTTTACACAGGGTAAACAATTCTCGGTATACCCAGTTTACCGGGTTTTATTTTAATGATCTCCCACTGACGTTTGTACTCATGAAATCAAATATATTCCCTTTATAAAAGATCCCTTAGTGGCAGAGGAGAAACTGATAAAAAGCGTAGCTTTCATGAACACCTTTAACGTAAATACCAGTAATTACTTTTTTCACAACCGTTCTTTTCGATTACGTTCAAGCTAGCTTTGCCGATATGTGCAAACCAATTATATTGCATATAAAAGCAAATTTATCTAAGTTTGAAAATATGCAACTACACGAGCAATACCCCCCATTAAATAATAGCACCTATCTTAACACACCAACCTCAGGTCTTTTATCGAAAGATATTTTAACGTGGCGAAGACAACATGATGAGGATTTTTTTCGTAGGGGGTATTTCTTTAGAGATAATTTTGACGGCTTCTTGTACGGTGTGAAAGAAACATTGGCCAACTTCTTTCAGGCAGATGCTTCGAATACGTTTCTGATACCGAATTTTTCTTTTGGTTTTAATACGCTGTTGGAAGGGTTGTCAAAAGAGGAACGGTTTCTACTGTTACAGGAAGACTATCCTTCGGTAAACTATCCCGTGGAGAGCAGGGGCTTCACCTGTACACATGTTGCCGTAAGTGAGCACCTCGAACAAGACATTCTTGCACAAATTGAAACATTTAAACCAACGGTATTCGCTTTTAGCCTGGTACAATATATTAGTGGAATTGCTATTGATTTAACATTTATCAAGCAATTGAAGGAAACCTATCCAGAGCTTTTACTGATAGCCGATGGCACACAATTTTGTGGCACACGGAAATTTGATTTCAGTGCTTCCGGATTAGATGTCCTAGCTGGCAGCGGTTACAAATGGATGATGGCAGGCTATGGCAGCGGGTTTATCTTTCTAAAAGCAGCTCTTCTAGAGCGACTATATACGCAAGCACAAAAACATCCTAAACCAATGGCTCCTTTCCTGAAAGATAAGGGCTTACTGACGCTTCTCTTTGAACCTGGGCATCAAGACACTCTCATTTACGGCACCCTACAGCAAGCTGTTTTGGCGTTTGAGCGGATAGGGATGCGGGATATTGAACAACATATAAGCTCGCTGGCAGAACAGGCAAAAATTGCCTTTACGGAACGGGGCCTTCTTACCAACGCTGTCATCAAACGAGAGACACACTCTTCTATATTCAATCTCTCCATTGATGAAACTACTT
This Olivibacter sp. SDN3 DNA region includes the following protein-coding sequences:
- a CDS encoding (2Fe-2S)-binding protein; its protein translation is MAIINLHINGKEEAIDIDPSTPLLYALRNNLSLNGPKFGCGIERCGSCMVLMDGVAMPSCVRPCDSFEKMKITTLEGLGDPTKLHPVQEAFIEEQAAQCGYCLNGMIMSASALLEKNPEPDEHEIKIALQRVLCRCGTHARMIRAVKRASKKIKRL
- a CDS encoding molybdopterin cofactor-binding domain-containing protein, with translation MNRKSFLKSTGHLLLGFNLLPFTFCTSGASSSRSAVQQLFPIDSDLIDAWIRLDTTGFVTIFTGKMELGQGIKTALKQIAAEELDVSIERVRIVIADTGQTPDERYTAGSGSIEGSGMAIRKAAAEARQVLLHLAAEKLKSPIEKLAIYDGNIQLADNEKHATTYWDVLRGEKVEGKITGKAPLKHPNTYKLVGKAEPRDDLIAMATGTSFYVHDMKLPEMLHARVIRPPSYKAILTAVPEETVMAMAGVVDLVKSGNFLAVLAQEEYTAVKAWHFLRKECKWKVDEPLPDQARLYDDMLQYTGERKVVEELSDSSGNTVNPSKNYEALYKRPYHMHASIGPSCAIAQWQSEQLTVWTHSQGVYPLRKTLADLLSVPEEKIRAIGVPGSGCYGHNGADDVATDAALIAYHVPGKPIRLQWMREDEHQWEPYGSAMIVKIQAALKEDGKIDSWQTNLWSDTHSTRPSGRATHTLTGQQMDPPRILKEGGISGGAYRNATPYYEIPNIKITAHAYEGPLRTSALRSLGAYANIFALESFIDELAFLAKKDPLDFRLEHLADPRAIAVIKAVAKKVNWNGLIKNPKVGYGLAFAKYKNHAAYFAVVAEVQIDEKKQHYRLRKLTGAIDAGQAINPDGLKNQTEGGMIQSASWSMFEQVNYAAKGVTSDTWDTYPIMRFSDVPALEVMVLDRPEEPPLGAGEAAQGPTAAAIANAIYDITHTRIRELPLTPEKINWS
- a CDS encoding VF530 family DNA-binding protein — protein: MNTQPNNPLHGITLEKIVIQLYEHYGWKELAQILRLNCFANNPTVKSSLTFLRRTPWARKKVEDLYLLTFNND
- a CDS encoding NAD(P)-dependent oxidoreductase: MSNKIGWIGLGKMGFPMANNLLKGGYSLYVYNRTSSKADALVNEGAVLAESIPVLCEESDIIFTMLSDDQAVKGAYLGEGGLLNGKVGGKLFINMSTVSPRTSAELQEMSEAVGARFLEAPVSGSVKPAEDGTLLILVGGTADDFRAAQPIFEKLGKMAVHLGSVGAGSSAKLAINYFLALTLQGLAETVLFAKQQGINAEDMLRIVNEGACGSAITKLKTPTIASNEYPTAFALKHMAKDLRLAREQGISFPLAGPLADTYKQALDDGLGDEDVMAIIKYLERS
- a CDS encoding MFS transporter, whose amino-acid sequence is MDKKLLPLTLGGLGIGVTEFVMMGLLPDIARDLVVSIPQAGYLISAYALGVVIGAPLLVAIAGKYPPKNILIALMVMFTVFNAFSAFAPDFNSLFIARLLSGLPHGAFFGVGSVVASKIAKPGKEAQAVSLMFLGLTIANIAGVPLGTYIGHHFSWRFSFAIVVFVGLITIFSLKALLPALSANKERNLKNELGFFKKTEAWLIILMISIGTGGLFCWYSYIAPMMTSIAGFAEESVTYILILAGVGMMVGNLIGGYLADRFSPGKASVALLLMMTATLIVVHFVSFDPTMALIMTFVTGAVAFALAAPIQMLMINTAKGAEMIAASVSQASFNIGNALGAFLGGLPLVFHFDYTWPAIVGAAMAFVGAIFAFIFNRKRAVGRASLVSSNTIIDEENVLIDCNNMSCEV
- a CDS encoding aminotransferase class V-fold PLP-dependent enzyme; the encoded protein is MQLHEQYPPLNNSTYLNTPTSGLLSKDILTWRRQHDEDFFRRGYFFRDNFDGFLYGVKETLANFFQADASNTFLIPNFSFGFNTLLEGLSKEERFLLLQEDYPSVNYPVESRGFTCTHVAVSEHLEQDILAQIETFKPTVFAFSLVQYISGIAIDLTFIKQLKETYPELLLIADGTQFCGTRKFDFSASGLDVLAGSGYKWMMAGYGSGFIFLKAALLERLYTQAQKHPKPMAPFLKDKGLLTLLFEPGHQDTLIYGTLQQAVLAFERIGMRDIEQHISSLAEQAKIAFTERGLLTNAVIKRETHSSIFNLSIDETTYQRLQQANIVCVRRGRGVRIGFHFFNTTEDLAKALAAIDY